The Rhododendron vialii isolate Sample 1 chromosome 6a, ASM3025357v1 genome includes a window with the following:
- the LOC131328464 gene encoding uncharacterized protein LOC131328464 produces MDRVNRVKVFSGHPIRAKQNPPSPHSDASTDARRDRERERETKKTNRFETTPTGDRTIEEEEEQVNTNRSIEEEERLEGTARRRSTESMGLRSSPNILSPKIFRSFLSEDDST; encoded by the exons ATGGATCGAGTGAATCGAGTGAAGGTGTTCTCGGGTCATCCAATACGGGCCAAACAAAACCCCCCCTCCCCTCATTCAGACGCGTCCACAGACGCgcgaagagatagagagagagagagagaaacgaagaAGACGAATCGATTCGAAACAACCCCGACTGGAGATCGAACGatcgaagaagaggaagaacaag TTAACACGAACAGATCGATCGAAGAAGAGGAACGTCTGGAGGGTACTGCACGAAGACGATCGACTGAGAGCATG GGACTCAGATCCTCTCCAAACATACTCTCTCCAAAGATCTTCCGCAGCTTTTTATCAGAGGACGACAGCACATAA